Below is a genomic region from Deinococcus koreensis.
CGCTGCCCGCTGGCCTCCAGCGGCACGATGCGGTCGGAATCGCCGTGGACGACGAGGGTCGGCACAGTCAGCTTGGCGAGGTCGGCGCGGAAGTCGGTGGTACCGAACGCCCGCACGCACTCCTGGCTGGCGACCGGGGACGCCTGCAGGTACATGGTGGCGGCGAAATCCAGGAATTCGTCGCCCAGCGCCGCGCCGTTCTCGTCCCAGTTCAGGAACTCCTTCGTGAAACCGGCCAGGAACTGCGGGCGGTTGGCGGCCACCTTCGCCATCATGCCCTCCACGTCGGCCTCGGCCAGCCCCCCGTCCGGGTTGTCGGCCGTCTTGAGCAGGAAGGGCGCGATAGAGGCGACCAGCATGGCGCTGCGGAGGCGCTCGGTGCCGTACAGGCCGGCGTAGCGCGAGACCTCGCCGCCGCCCATCGAGAAGCCCACCAGCGTCACGTCGCGCAGGTCGAGGGCCCCCAGCAGGTCGTTCAGATCGGAGGCGAAGGTGTCGTAGTCGTAGCCCGTGGCGGTCTTGCCGGACTGGCCGAAGCCCCGCCGGTCGTAGGCGACGACCTGGTAGCCGGCGTGCCTCAGCGCGTCGATCTGCCTCTCCCACATGCGGCCCGACAGCGGCCAGCCGTGGATCAGCACCACCGGGCGGCCCTGCCCGTAAGTTTCGTAGTAGAGCTCGGTCGCGGGCGCGCGGGTGTGCTTCGTCTGGATGGTGGGCATGGCGAAACCTCCTGCAGGGGGAATGAGGGCGTGTCCTGCACGGGCGCAGGCTGCTCTGGGGAACCCGTTCGACGTCGAAGCGTGTAGACACACCCTATGACCTGGCGGCTCCGGTGGGCTGTGAACCGCCTTGACGAGACGCTGAACTTCCGCCGACCGGCAGCAGAAAGCGCCGACCCAGATGGCGTCGGCGCTCGTCCATGCGACTCAGGCCAGGCGACTCAGCTCAGGCTGCTGCGCTCGACGTTCAGGTATACAGCCACGTCGTCCATGCTCTCCACCTGCGAGAGCGGCACGTAATGGTGCTGGCCGTCCGGGGAATCCTTGCGGGTCAGCTTGATCTGCTCGCCCTCCAGATGATCGACGGTGCCGACGTGCTCACCGTTGACGTCCCTGACCTGCAGGTGCTCTCCGCCCTGCTCCAGACGGGCCTTCAGATCTTGCGCGATGCGGTCGGTGATTTCGCCGGGCTGGGTGTTCTGGGTCATGTCCCGAGTGTCGCCCCCGCCCCCTCCGATCCGATGACGGTCAGCTTCAGGCCACCGTTAGCCGACGTTGATCGAATCGTTAGACGGCACAGATCGGCGGCCCATCCAGCGATCTCACCCCCTCCCGCCGACCTGTCACCGGCCCCGCTATCATGGCCGGCGATGACTACGGACGGCGGTAAGGGCAAGGGCGGGAAGGCGCAGCAGTACGGCGTGACGCCTCAGAGCACGGATTTCAACGACTGGTACAACGAGGTCGTGAAGAAGGCCGATCTGGCCGACAACTCCCCGGTGGCGGGCGCCATGGTCGTGCGGCCCTACGGCAGCGCGCTGTGGGAGAACATCGTGCGCTGGCTGGACGACCGCTTCAAGGCGACCGGCCACGAGTCGCTGGTCTTCCCCACCCTGATTCCCATGGGCTTCATCATGAAGGAGGCCGACCACGTCGAGGGCTTCGCGCCCGAGCTGTTCACGGTGAACAAGATCGGCACCGAGGTGCTGGCCGAGCCCTACGTGATGCGGCCGACCAGCGAGACGATCATCGGGCACATGTGGGCGGGCTGGCTCAACTCCTACCGCGACCTGCCCTTCCTGCACTACCAGTGGGGCTCCGTGTTCCGCGCCGAGCTGCGCACCAAGGCCTTCCTGCGAACGAGCGAGTTCTACTGGCACGAGGGCCACACCGCCCACGCCGACGAGGCCGAGGCGAGGGCCGAGGTGCGGCAGCTGCTGGATATCTACCACGAGTTCTGCCGGGACGTGCTGGCGCTGCCCGTGGTGCGCGGCGAGAAAACCGCCTCCGAGCGCTTTGCCGGGGCGGTGGCCACCTACTCCATCGAGGGCATGATGCGCGACGGTAAGGCGCTGCAGAGCGGCACCAGCCACTACCTCGGCCAGAACTTCAGCCGCGCCTTCGAGGTCAAGTTCCAGACCCGCGAGCAGAAGGAGGAGTTCGCCCACACCACGTCCTGGGCGATCTCCAGCCGGATCATCGGGGCGATCATCATGACCCACGGCGACGACTTCGGCCTGATCATGCCGCCCCGCATCGCGCCCATTCAGGTGGTCGTGATTCCGGTGGGCCGTAAGGACAACTTCGACGAGATGGTCGCGGAGGGCGAGAAGCTGGCGGCCGAGCTGCGTGCCCAGGGCCTTAAGGTCAAGGTCGACAAGCGCGACGGCGTGACCAACGGCTTCAAGTACAACGACTGGGAACTCAAGGGTGTGCCCGTGCGGATCGAACTCGGGCCGCGCGACCTGGAGAGCGGCGTGGTGGTCGTGAAGAACCGCAACGGCGAGGAGAAGGAGACGCTCGGCCGCGACGAGGCCGTGAGCGGCATGCCTGCTCGCCTGGACGCCATCCACGACTGGCTGTATGGCCGCGCGAAGGATTTCATGCTCACGCACACGCTGGAGGTGGACAGCTACGACGCCTTCCAGGAGGCCATCGAGGCCTCCAACTGGGCGCGCGCCTTCCACTGCGGCGGCGCCGAGTGCGAGAAGGCCATCAAGGACGACACCAAGGCCACCACCCGCAACATTCCGCTGGACGACGCCGAGTTTTTCAACGAGGGGGGCGAGGGCGCGTGCGTGCGGTGCGGTCAGCCCAGCGCCTACGGCAAACGGGTGATCTTCGGTCGGCAGTACTGAGGGTCGGCAGGACGGAACAGCACTCACAACTGATCATGTAGCTCCTCCAGGGTGTCCTCGGCCTCAGCCCCGCGCTGTCCGGGGGCACGCTGCTATGGCGGCGGCGCGTGTGGCCGCGCACTCGTTCGTGGTGGGGCCTGGATGACGTGTTGGGCGTCGTCTGCATCCAGCTGACGTTCGATTTCGTAGCTCTTCTTGAGCTGCACTTGGACATCCGGGAGAGACCGCAGGGCAGACTTCCGGGTCGCCGTGCAGGTCTGGACGGTGATGGCCCTCGTGCTGGCCGGACTGCTGGTGGCGCTGCGGCGTGTATGGTTCCCCCTTCGTCCCACCTGAGCCAATTCGGAACAGGCTCCGCAGTTCAGGGTGCCTTCACACCATTTCAAGGCCGCCTCAAGTCCGCAAACTGAGCGCTGCGCGGTGCCGGAACCTCATAGCTGGGGTTCGGAGATGTGCGGAAGGGCCCGAATTCACGAAGTCTTGGTTCATGCCGTCCCCCTAGAGGTCACCTTCCGGACTGCTGAGAATCACCCCTACCAACACCGCCCCTGGTGGGGCCACGTTGTCGCCCGTTCGTGTTCGTCCGTAGGTCTTCCGTGCGTGCCCGCATCGGCGCGCGTCCTCCCTGGCGCAGAGGTGTCGGGGAGGCCCTGAGGAGCCCCACCATGACCCACTCGCCCGTCGCCCGGCCCGTCTGCCTGCTGCTCGTAAGCGCCCTGCTCGCGTCCTGCGGCTCGCCTCAGCCCTCTCCGAATCCGGCGCCGCCCGGCGGCACGGACACCCGGCCCGAAGGCGACTACACCGACCGCTGGACGCTGCAGGAGGCCATGCAGATCCCGCTGAACAAGACCGCGCAGACCGCTACCCCGGCGATCACCGACTGGCCGACCATCAATTTTCCCCAGCCCAACCCGCGCGGCCTGCAAAAGACCCTGCCCGGCTACCACATCTGGGACACCTGGGCGATCCGCACCCTGGGCGGCGGCGTGGCTGACATCCAGCTGAACGACGGCAAGACCTACAACGTGCTGATCCACCTGAGCGTGAAAGAGGACGTGCTGCCGGGCAAACGCCACGACATCGCCACCCTGCGCTATTCGTACGCCACGGACGGCAAGAGCTGGAAGCTGGGCGCCAATGACGGGCTGGTGTTCCCCAAACAGGACTCGTTCGGCTCGCGCAACTGGGCCGGCAGCGCCGTGATCACCGATGACGGTCAGGTCTTCGTGTTCTATACGGCCACGGGCGAGAAGGGGGAGGACTTCAACGCGGCCCTGCTGCCCAGCCGTGCGGGGCGGGGGGACATCAGTTCGTCGGCCCTGCGGGGGGGCCTCCTGCCGCTCAGTGGCAGCGGCGCCGGCGACATCCAGCCCGGCATCTCCTACGAGCAGAAGATCGCCGTGGCCTGGGGCCCGAAGCTGAAGGTGGTCGGCGGCCAGGTCGTGTTCGACGGCGCCTGGAAGCACAAGGTGATCCTGCGCGCCGACGGCACCTATTACCAGACCCTCCAGCAGTCGGATGTGGGAGATCTGTATGCCTTCCGCGACCCCTGGGTGTTCCGTGACCCGGCCGACAAGAAGCTGTACATGCTGTTCGAGGGCAACGTGGGCGGCATCAAGTCGCAGCAGAAGTGCGACCCCGAGGACATCGGCGACGCGGCCTACCGCGCCTCGGTGCAGGTGCCGGAGAACGCCCGCAACTGGAACGGGGCCCTGGGTCTGGCGGTCAGTTCCGGCAACAGCGGCACGACCGGCGCCGACCTCACTGCCAGCCTGACCAACTGGAAGCTGACCCCGCCGCTGCTGACCGCCAAATGCGTCAATCAGGAGCTGGAACGGCCGCACTTCGTGTTCAAGGACAACAGGTACTACCTGTTCACGAGCAGCCACGTCAAGAAGTTCGCCGAGATCGGGGATCTGCGCGCCCGTGGGGTCGAGGGGCTCTACGGCTTCGTGGGAAACAGCATCCGGGGCAACTACACGCCGCTCAATGCCGGGGGGCTGGTGCTGAGCAACCCCTCCACCCAGGACTACCAGGCCTACTCCTACGACGTGATCCCCACCACCGACCCCAGCCGCTACCTGATCACCAGCTTCATCGACTCGCCAGGCATCGGAGACCGGGATATCGGTGAATTCTCCTCCCTGACCCCGGAGCAGCAGTTCCGGGCCTTCGGCGGAACGCTCGACAAGACCCATGTGCTGGAGATCACTGGCACGGGCACCCGCCTGAACGGCCAGCTGGACTACGGGCAGATCAAGCCCTAGGAACGGGCCGAGCGCCCACCGAGAGCAGTGCCGGAACCCACATCGATCACCGGGTTCCGGCACTGCTGTTCGCGGGCGCAGACGTTCTCCCACCCTCAGCGGCCGGACGCCATCAGGGAGATGCCGACCAGCCGCGCCAGCTGTGCGGGTCGCGGAATGCCAGCACACTGAGCAGGAAGATGAAACCCAGGCTGGGGCGGTCAAGCGCGGCGACCCCGGCGGTGGGGCCGATCTTCAGGGCGGCGAAATAGGCCAGCCAGGAACCGGCGCCGCTGATCCCGACGAGCAGCAGCAACAGCCACGCGCGGCCGGATGATGCACTCGTGGCCGTTGATGACTTCTGCCCAGGGTCACCTCCAGCATCAGGCAAGCCATGATCAGGGCGCGCAGGGTGGTCGCCAGGGTTGAGGGCACCCCCTCCAGCCCCAGGCGACCGAACAGGGTCACGCCCGCCCAGCGCCGCGAGCAGGCCCAGAACGATCCAGCCGAGGGAGAGATTCATGGCCGCATGAGGCACGCAGACGAGCATGAAGCCGTGGTCAGATAGTTTACAAATCTACTCAACTACTCTGCTATCCTTCCGGCATGAAGCGAGTCCTCCTCCCCCTCCTGACCCTTTCCCTGATCGCAAGCGCCGGTGCCCAGCAGGCCAGAGAAATCCGCCTGGGAGTTTTTCCCAATATCACCCACGCGGCCGGGCTGGTCGGCGTGCAGCGCGGCCTGTTCCAGAAGGAACTGGGCAGCGGTGTGAAGCTGGTCGTCAAGGAATTCGCCAACGGCTCGCAGGTCAGCGAGGCCTTCGCGGCGGGCGCCATCGACGCCGCCTATGTCGGCCCCGGCCCGGCCATGAACGCCTTCCTGCGCGGCGTGCCCATTCAGGTCTACGCGGGCGCCGCGAACGCCGGGGCCGTGCTGGTGGCCCGCAAGGACGCGGGCGTGCGCGGCGTGAAGGGGCTGGCCGGCAAGAAGGTCGCGGTGCCCACGCGCGGCAGCACCCAGGACATCTCCCTGCGCCACCTGCTCCATGAGAACGGCCTCAAGGCCAGCGATGAAGGCGGCAACGTAACCATCGTGCCCATCGATCCGGCGAACATGCCCGCCGCCTTCGCCGCGAAGCAGGTCGACGCGGCGCTCGTGCAGGAACCCTGGGGCGCCGTGATGGAAACCCAGGGCGCCCGGCTGATCGCCAACGAAAAGGCCATCTGGGAGGGCGGGAACTACACGACCACGGTGCTGGTCGTGAACACGAAGTTCGCCGGGCAGAACCCGGAGGCCGTGAAAGGCCTTCTGCGCGGACACCTGGCCGCCATCCGCTTCATCGGGGGCAGCAACGCCGGCGCGCAGAAGGCCATCGCCGAGCAGATCTACAGCTTCACCGGCAAGCGCCCGAACACCGCTGAGCTGTTCAAGGCTCTGGCCCGCACGAAGGTCACCTGGGACATCAACCTCAAGACTCTGGCCGAGTACGCGCAGCTGAACAAGGAGGCAGGCTTCGCGCGGGACGTGCCCGATCTGAACCGCTTTGTGGATCTGACGCTGGTACGCTCGCTGGCGAAA
It encodes:
- a CDS encoding ABC transporter substrate-binding protein; the encoded protein is MKRVLLPLLTLSLIASAGAQQAREIRLGVFPNITHAAGLVGVQRGLFQKELGSGVKLVVKEFANGSQVSEAFAAGAIDAAYVGPGPAMNAFLRGVPIQVYAGAANAGAVLVARKDAGVRGVKGLAGKKVAVPTRGSTQDISLRHLLHENGLKASDEGGNVTIVPIDPANMPAAFAAKQVDAALVQEPWGAVMETQGARLIANEKAIWEGGNYTTTVLVVNTKFAGQNPEAVKGLLRGHLAAIRFIGGSNAGAQKAIAEQIYSFTGKRPNTAELFKALARTKVTWDINLKTLAEYAQLNKEAGFARDVPDLNRFVDLTLVRSLAK
- the proS gene encoding proline--tRNA ligase; the encoded protein is MTTDGGKGKGGKAQQYGVTPQSTDFNDWYNEVVKKADLADNSPVAGAMVVRPYGSALWENIVRWLDDRFKATGHESLVFPTLIPMGFIMKEADHVEGFAPELFTVNKIGTEVLAEPYVMRPTSETIIGHMWAGWLNSYRDLPFLHYQWGSVFRAELRTKAFLRTSEFYWHEGHTAHADEAEARAEVRQLLDIYHEFCRDVLALPVVRGEKTASERFAGAVATYSIEGMMRDGKALQSGTSHYLGQNFSRAFEVKFQTREQKEEFAHTTSWAISSRIIGAIIMTHGDDFGLIMPPRIAPIQVVVIPVGRKDNFDEMVAEGEKLAAELRAQGLKVKVDKRDGVTNGFKYNDWELKGVPVRIELGPRDLESGVVVVKNRNGEEKETLGRDEAVSGMPARLDAIHDWLYGRAKDFMLTHTLEVDSYDAFQEAIEASNWARAFHCGGAECEKAIKDDTKATTRNIPLDDAEFFNEGGEGACVRCGQPSAYGKRVIFGRQY
- a CDS encoding DUF2171 domain-containing protein; translated protein: MTQNTQPGEITDRIAQDLKARLEQGGEHLQVRDVNGEHVGTVDHLEGEQIKLTRKDSPDGQHHYVPLSQVESMDDVAVYLNVERSSLS
- a CDS encoding alpha/beta fold hydrolase, which translates into the protein MPTIQTKHTRAPATELYYETYGQGRPVVLIHGWPLSGRMWERQIDALRHAGYQVVAYDRRGFGQSGKTATGYDYDTFASDLNDLLGALDLRDVTLVGFSMGGGEVSRYAGLYGTERLRSAMLVASIAPFLLKTADNPDGGLAEADVEGMMAKVAANRPQFLAGFTKEFLNWDENGAALGDEFLDFAATMYLQASPVASQECVRAFGTTDFRADLAKLTVPTLVVHGDSDRIVPLEASGQRVPQYQPNAELHVMKGAPHGLNSTHAEEFNRVLLDFVKR
- a CDS encoding glycoside hydrolase family 68 protein → MTHSPVARPVCLLLVSALLASCGSPQPSPNPAPPGGTDTRPEGDYTDRWTLQEAMQIPLNKTAQTATPAITDWPTINFPQPNPRGLQKTLPGYHIWDTWAIRTLGGGVADIQLNDGKTYNVLIHLSVKEDVLPGKRHDIATLRYSYATDGKSWKLGANDGLVFPKQDSFGSRNWAGSAVITDDGQVFVFYTATGEKGEDFNAALLPSRAGRGDISSSALRGGLLPLSGSGAGDIQPGISYEQKIAVAWGPKLKVVGGQVVFDGAWKHKVILRADGTYYQTLQQSDVGDLYAFRDPWVFRDPADKKLYMLFEGNVGGIKSQQKCDPEDIGDAAYRASVQVPENARNWNGALGLAVSSGNSGTTGADLTASLTNWKLTPPLLTAKCVNQELERPHFVFKDNRYYLFTSSHVKKFAEIGDLRARGVEGLYGFVGNSIRGNYTPLNAGGLVLSNPSTQDYQAYSYDVIPTTDPSRYLITSFIDSPGIGDRDIGEFSSLTPEQQFRAFGGTLDKTHVLEITGTGTRLNGQLDYGQIKP